A DNA window from Phycisphaerales bacterium AB-hyl4 contains the following coding sequences:
- a CDS encoding type II secretion system protein has protein sequence MNEHCETRHIRNNRLPHRDAFTLIELLVVLSIIALLISLLLPALQRVRAEARAVTCMSNMRQIGQGLHLYAVDSSEHIPAANPPQAGVNFWYQLLSPYIGEFRYVSTPDGVWHCPDKVEPLTWAPHLLSRSYGYNREITLFNTTGTPPRNQRFWRLDDVARRVIVIEYRNPQASESAVGFARHVDLRHNETVNYLYIDGHVMRSGEDPEVEGNILGLHEP, from the coding sequence ATGAACGAACACTGTGAGACAAGGCACATCAGGAACAACCGACTGCCTCATCGCGATGCATTTACACTGATTGAACTTTTGGTGGTACTATCGATCATCGCACTACTGATCAGTCTGTTGCTCCCGGCCCTTCAACGAGTGCGCGCCGAAGCGCGCGCAGTGACGTGCATGTCCAACATGCGGCAGATCGGTCAGGGCTTGCATTTATACGCGGTTGATTCATCGGAACATATTCCAGCGGCGAATCCCCCTCAGGCTGGTGTCAACTTCTGGTATCAGTTACTGAGTCCCTATATTGGTGAATTTAGATATGTGAGCACGCCAGACGGTGTATGGCATTGTCCGGATAAGGTTGAGCCGCTGACGTGGGCTCCGCATCTTCTCTCTCGAAGCTACGGATACAACCGTGAAATTACGCTTTTTAACACCACTGGTACCCCCCCTCGTAATCAAAGGTTCTGGCGTTTGGACGACGTGGCACGGCGGGTCATTGTGATCGAATATCGCAATCCACAAGCGTCGGAAAGTGCCGTAGGCTTTGCACGCCATGTCGACCTACGTCACAACGAGACGGTCAATTACCTCTATATTGACGGACATGTGATGCGCAGTGGCGAGGATCCGGAGGTCGAGGGCAACATCCTCGGCCTTCATGAGCCTTGA
- a CDS encoding PEP-CTERM sorting domain-containing protein → MKLPRTQRLIARTAGLCLGMATFALSTPVYADVIVSYPLNWSGGNVVETSAPAGSVHPDVTASDYNALGGTEISRSSQTHFIRVDSGDNAAKLATIADSIANDMYGQFEVTVDPGMLLNLSSLEFGMQITRGADTEFFTVHLRSSLDNYASDIDTATLMGDSDVENVDGSALFDLTDAAFQNLTDPIDFRLYMVTDIGSRTDGSNIVRIASDVVLNGTVVPEPSAVALMGLGSLLVLGRRRRACDKA, encoded by the coding sequence ATGAAGCTTCCACGCACACAGCGTTTGATCGCCCGCACTGCAGGACTCTGTCTGGGCATGGCCACCTTTGCTCTCAGTACGCCCGTTTACGCTGATGTGATTGTAAGCTACCCCCTTAACTGGAGTGGTGGCAACGTAGTCGAAACCTCTGCGCCTGCCGGATCCGTCCATCCTGACGTGACGGCCTCGGACTACAACGCTTTGGGCGGCACCGAAATTTCACGCAGTAGCCAGACTCACTTTATTCGTGTGGATAGTGGTGATAATGCCGCCAAGCTGGCGACAATTGCGGACTCGATTGCCAATGATATGTATGGCCAGTTCGAAGTCACGGTCGATCCAGGTATGCTACTAAACCTGAGCTCACTCGAATTCGGCATGCAGATCACCCGCGGCGCTGATACGGAGTTTTTCACTGTCCATCTTCGCAGCAGTCTCGATAACTATGCGAGTGACATTGACACTGCGACGCTGATGGGCGACAGCGATGTAGAAAACGTAGACGGCTCCGCATTGTTTGATCTGACGGATGCGGCATTTCAAAATCTGACAGATCCCATCGATTTCCGGCTATATATGGTCACGGATATCGGCTCACGTACCGATGGCTCCAATATCGTCCGCATCGCGTCCGATGTCGTGCTTAACGGCACTGTTGTGCCGGAGCCGAGCGCAGTTGCATTAATGGGGCTCGGTAGTTTACTCGTGTTGGGACGTCGTCGTCGCGCCTGTGATAAGGCATGA
- a CDS encoding LacI family DNA-binding transcriptional regulator, translating into MTVTQSCDSLIAREVMVGTRDCFVMGFRTLRKAVVMAASVEPTFQRVRMADVAKQARVSRTTAAKVLFNTGGSNTRVGAETVKRVRRIADEMGYQPHIAAQQLAGKPTRLIGVILDAKAPPQFTRMLETIEGVAADRNYRLLVGYVNGSLEQIEEYVKEFCGRGVEGAICLAHTYPDFGHRIPPLFNGLPNTIFIHKPLSSDSVSYVTPDYEKVGYLGTWHLLKQGCRRIVLLRSQSRYEGMLDWKAGYQRAMDESEHPYRPELVWHGPTLRLNRPRLVNRCLDDVLHLKPEAIFASNDESALWVIRGLRDRGLRVPEDIAVLSGCRQTFGRAAVPSITAIDQRGRAVAKQAARAVCQMAEGDVRANRRVCGGIIVPPRLVIAESCGARNEK; encoded by the coding sequence TTGACCGTCACGCAAAGCTGTGATAGTTTGATTGCGCGGGAAGTCATGGTTGGGACTCGTGATTGTTTCGTCATGGGGTTCCGCACGTTGCGAAAGGCTGTGGTGATGGCGGCTTCTGTTGAACCGACATTTCAACGAGTTCGGATGGCGGACGTCGCGAAGCAAGCTCGCGTGTCGCGTACCACGGCAGCAAAGGTGCTGTTCAATACCGGCGGCAGCAACACGCGCGTGGGCGCCGAGACTGTCAAGCGAGTTCGTCGGATCGCTGATGAAATGGGGTATCAGCCGCACATCGCCGCCCAGCAGCTTGCGGGTAAGCCTACGCGTCTGATTGGGGTCATCCTCGACGCGAAAGCCCCCCCCCAGTTCACCCGCATGCTCGAGACCATCGAGGGCGTGGCGGCCGATCGGAACTACCGCCTCTTGGTTGGGTACGTCAACGGGAGTCTTGAGCAAATTGAGGAGTACGTCAAGGAGTTCTGCGGCCGCGGGGTCGAGGGGGCCATTTGCCTAGCCCACACTTATCCTGATTTTGGTCACCGCATTCCTCCGCTTTTCAACGGCCTTCCGAACACCATCTTCATTCATAAGCCACTTAGTTCTGACAGCGTGTCTTATGTTACCCCCGACTATGAGAAGGTCGGGTACCTTGGCACGTGGCATCTGCTCAAACAGGGATGTCGGCGCATCGTCTTGTTGCGATCGCAGAGCCGATATGAGGGCATGCTGGATTGGAAAGCCGGCTACCAGCGGGCAATGGACGAAAGCGAACATCCCTATCGACCGGAACTGGTCTGGCACGGTCCGACGCTTCGGCTCAACCGCCCACGGCTGGTGAATCGTTGCCTTGACGACGTGCTACATCTTAAGCCAGAGGCGATCTTCGCAAGCAACGACGAGTCGGCATTGTGGGTGATCCGTGGTCTGCGCGACCGAGGTCTTCGCGTGCCGGAGGATATTGCCGTTCTCAGCGGCTGTCGGCAGACCTTCGGACGCGCCGCTGTCCCCTCCATCACCGCCATCGACCAGCGCGGGCGCGCGGTCGCCAAACAAGCAGCGCGGGCCGTCTGCCAGATGGCCGAAGGTGACGTACGAGCCAATCGCCGCGTCTGTGGAGGCATCATTGTTCCGCCTCGTTTGGTCATCGCTGAATCCTGTGGCGCAAGAAATGAGAAGTGA
- a CDS encoding zinc-binding dehydrogenase yields MDANAIVCDAQQNLSLTRVRLPAPTAEDIVIRTVYSGVSPGTELALLQNKIRWGPYPLCTGYQAVGVIEAVGDNVSAFAPGQRVYYRSNVGMMSDRGDAISAVSGTHCSHAVVQPGKAGVTRLPDGVDPATASLFVMPAVGLAGVDMANPRMGDVVVVHGCGPIGLGVVAACAHRGCRVIAVDIDDDRLERASALGADHLINSSQRPAEEQIADLLPDGTNGADVVFESTGLPQCIDPAIRLCRPYGTFVWQGNYGEHPIQMRFLEPHARRLTMYFPCDDGGPPCRQAVLKNMAVGALPWQHTITHRVEPTEAVALYHRMLKDQAADLVSAVIKWSDA; encoded by the coding sequence ATGGACGCCAACGCCATCGTCTGCGATGCCCAACAGAACCTGTCACTGACGCGCGTGCGTCTGCCTGCCCCCACGGCCGAGGACATCGTGATCCGCACGGTCTATAGCGGAGTGAGTCCGGGTACGGAACTGGCGCTGTTGCAAAACAAAATCAGGTGGGGTCCCTATCCACTGTGCACCGGCTACCAGGCGGTGGGGGTGATCGAAGCGGTGGGCGACAACGTATCGGCGTTTGCGCCGGGCCAACGCGTGTACTATCGCAGCAACGTGGGCATGATGTCTGACAGGGGCGACGCGATCTCTGCCGTTTCCGGTACGCATTGCAGCCACGCGGTCGTGCAGCCGGGCAAGGCGGGCGTGACACGACTTCCCGATGGCGTCGACCCGGCGACGGCGAGCCTGTTCGTGATGCCGGCGGTGGGACTGGCGGGCGTGGACATGGCCAACCCGCGCATGGGCGACGTCGTCGTCGTCCACGGCTGCGGGCCGATCGGCCTTGGCGTCGTGGCGGCATGTGCTCATCGCGGTTGCCGGGTGATCGCGGTCGATATCGACGACGATCGTCTCGAACGGGCAAGCGCGCTTGGAGCCGACCATCTCATCAACAGCTCGCAACGCCCCGCCGAGGAACAGATCGCCGATCTGCTGCCCGATGGGACGAACGGCGCAGACGTGGTGTTTGAATCGACGGGTCTCCCCCAGTGCATCGACCCGGCCATTCGCCTGTGTCGGCCGTATGGCACGTTCGTCTGGCAAGGCAACTATGGCGAACATCCCATCCAGATGCGCTTCCTCGAACCGCACGCTCGCCGACTGACGATGTACTTTCCTTGCGACGATGGCGGCCCGCCTTGCCGGCAGGCGGTACTCAAGAATATGGCCGTCGGCGCATTGCCCTGGCAGCACACCATCACGCACCGCGTTGAGCCAACCGAGGCGGTGGCTCTTTACCATCGAATGCTCAAGGACCAGGCTGCCGACCTCGTGAGCGCGGTCATCAAATGGAGCGACGCGTAA
- a CDS encoding FAD-dependent oxidoreductase yields MNKTHFSESAREVPVVEHADVIVAGGGPAGVAAAIAAARSGARTCLIETHGCLGGIWTAGLLCWILDMRNKAGVMQEILARLDAAGARNQSNAYDPEIMKRLLEQMCVEAGVVVRLHTRVCAAARDNDNRLAVVITESKSGREAWAGQVFIDATGDGDLAAQAGCGFEVGRGGSGETQPMTLMCLVGGMEFTELNEKGFCRGGDITSRDAKDNLAAEMNRLGISPSYADPTLFPVRGDLIGVMVNHEYGVSAMDAQQITEATINARAEVHQVIDALRAAGGVWCNARIVATGEQIGVREGRRVHGRYVVSDADLTEGKRHDDAVCHVTFGIDVHATNPVKSGTKSIEAMPFKAQSYDIPYRALIARDVDGLLLAGRCISGDFFAHASYRVTGNAVALGQAAGVAGAVAACEGQLPHALSWPKIKAQLDELMSA; encoded by the coding sequence ATGAACAAAACCCATTTTTCAGAGTCGGCTCGTGAGGTTCCCGTTGTTGAGCATGCGGATGTGATTGTGGCGGGTGGGGGGCCGGCGGGAGTCGCCGCGGCGATTGCCGCCGCACGCAGTGGTGCACGCACGTGCCTGATCGAGACGCATGGCTGCCTCGGTGGCATCTGGACGGCAGGCCTGCTGTGCTGGATTCTCGACATGCGCAACAAGGCGGGCGTGATGCAGGAAATCCTCGCCCGGCTCGACGCGGCGGGCGCTCGCAACCAGTCCAACGCATACGACCCTGAAATCATGAAACGCCTGCTCGAACAGATGTGCGTCGAGGCGGGTGTCGTCGTTCGCTTGCATACGCGGGTGTGCGCTGCGGCGCGGGACAATGACAATCGTCTGGCGGTGGTGATCACCGAATCGAAGTCCGGCCGAGAGGCGTGGGCGGGGCAGGTGTTCATTGATGCGACAGGCGACGGCGACCTTGCGGCGCAGGCCGGTTGCGGGTTTGAGGTGGGGCGCGGCGGAAGCGGCGAAACGCAGCCGATGACGCTGATGTGTCTGGTGGGCGGCATGGAGTTTACCGAGTTGAACGAGAAGGGGTTTTGTCGTGGCGGTGACATCACTAGCCGGGATGCGAAGGACAACCTCGCGGCGGAGATGAACCGACTTGGCATTTCGCCTTCGTATGCCGACCCGACGCTGTTTCCCGTGCGAGGCGACCTGATTGGTGTGATGGTGAATCACGAGTATGGCGTTTCGGCAATGGATGCGCAGCAGATTACGGAGGCGACGATCAACGCCCGCGCGGAGGTGCATCAGGTTATTGACGCGCTGCGTGCTGCTGGTGGCGTGTGGTGCAACGCCCGCATTGTCGCGACGGGTGAGCAGATTGGCGTGCGCGAAGGTCGCCGGGTGCACGGCCGATACGTGGTCAGCGATGCAGATCTCACCGAGGGAAAACGCCACGACGATGCGGTATGTCATGTTACGTTCGGCATTGATGTGCATGCGACGAACCCGGTGAAGTCCGGCACGAAGTCGATTGAAGCCATGCCGTTCAAGGCACAGTCTTACGACATCCCGTACCGGGCGTTGATCGCGCGCGATGTGGATGGCCTGCTGCTGGCGGGGCGGTGCATCAGCGGCGACTTTTTCGCACATGCCAGCTATCGCGTTACGGGGAACGCGGTCGCGTTGGGGCAGGCGGCGGGCGTCGCCGGGGCGGTGGCGGCGTGTGAGGGGCAGTTGCCGCATGCGTTGTCGTGGCCGAAGATCAAGGCGCAGCTTGATGAGCTGATGTCGGCATGA
- a CDS encoding RraA family protein produces the protein MTQTQPPKQQDDAWLSEIRRELYTPVVGDILDTLGYVHQFLPQPIQPMREGMKLVGRAMPALMIDVYGPQKQPFGKLTEALDQLQPGEVYLASGGEMRCAYWGEILTATARQRGAVGAVVNGFHRDTPQVPEQEWPVFSRGRFAQDSSVRTQVVDYRVPIEVGQVTVQPGDLVFGDLDGVVVIPQQVEAEVIEKALEKARGEKTVRHAIENGMSSTEAFQKYGISRLSCMSHRDHG, from the coding sequence ATGACCCAAACGCAACCTCCCAAACAGCAGGACGACGCATGGCTGTCCGAAATCCGCCGGGAGCTTTACACGCCCGTGGTGGGCGACATTCTCGACACGCTGGGATACGTGCACCAGTTCCTGCCGCAGCCGATTCAGCCGATGCGCGAAGGCATGAAGCTGGTTGGGCGGGCGATGCCAGCGCTGATGATCGATGTCTACGGCCCGCAGAAGCAACCCTTCGGCAAGCTCACCGAAGCGCTCGATCAACTTCAGCCGGGCGAGGTGTATCTGGCGTCGGGCGGCGAGATGCGCTGTGCCTACTGGGGTGAGATCCTTACCGCCACAGCGCGGCAGCGCGGCGCGGTCGGCGCGGTGGTCAACGGCTTTCATCGCGACACGCCGCAGGTGCCTGAGCAGGAATGGCCGGTGTTCAGCCGAGGGCGGTTCGCGCAGGATTCGTCTGTGCGGACGCAGGTGGTCGACTATCGCGTGCCGATCGAGGTGGGGCAGGTGACGGTGCAGCCGGGCGACCTGGTCTTCGGCGACCTCGACGGCGTCGTCGTGATCCCGCAGCAGGTGGAAGCCGAGGTGATCGAAAAGGCTCTGGAAAAAGCACGTGGCGAGAAGACGGTGCGCCACGCGATCGAGAACGGCATGAGCAGCACGGAAGCGTTCCAGAAGTATGGGATTTCGCGGCTTTCCTGTATGTCTCACCGCGATCACGGCTGA